One Streptomyces showdoensis genomic region harbors:
- a CDS encoding FAD-dependent monooxygenase, whose protein sequence is MGVQELRSRTRDEARVLVAGAGPAGAILSLELARHGIRSRVVDRAAAPPLFPKMDYINARSMELLRRLGLADRIRAGAVPAGFDADFVFLTGVDEPPVAVWRQPSPRAQAERYAAAADDGTGAVEPYLRITGSLLEDVLRQALREHPLVDFEESVELTDLEQDPDGVTVALADRAAAPAGRGRELRVEYLVGCDGGNSAVRRALGVDQPVSGPSSSRCSVYFRSSDPLLRRHGRAFITTSARGITLVSRDEGELWTASFQIPDGTRFDGDPVAAMGEKLGEAFTVDEVLTVSHWTGTLAVTERYREGRVFLAGDAAHQFYPFGGHGANTGIADAVDLGWKLAARLGGWGGEDLLASYEEERRPVALFNKEMSANLLEVWRRFGQLARDGASREHLAGFLEREAYQVDNSGIHFGHRYHRSRVVAAEPGPAPRWDWTGITPRVWPGGRVPAVRLADGTPLFDRLGPGLTLVDLSGTGAGAPLAKLAAEQGVPLEHLALEGAEGAAVRAVWGAGLVLVRPDQHAAWRGDRLPEDAPALLDLVLGRAKAVGA, encoded by the coding sequence GTGGGTGTGCAAGAGCTGCGGAGCCGCACGCGGGACGAGGCGCGCGTGCTGGTGGCCGGCGCAGGACCGGCGGGCGCGATCCTCTCGCTGGAACTGGCCCGGCACGGGATACGGAGCAGGGTGGTCGACCGGGCCGCCGCTCCGCCGCTGTTCCCCAAGATGGACTACATCAACGCCCGCAGCATGGAGCTGCTGCGCAGGCTCGGCCTCGCGGACCGGATCCGGGCGGGCGCGGTGCCCGCCGGATTCGACGCGGACTTCGTGTTCCTGACCGGCGTGGACGAGCCACCGGTCGCCGTCTGGCGCCAGCCCTCCCCGCGCGCCCAGGCCGAGCGGTACGCCGCCGCCGCCGACGACGGTACGGGGGCGGTCGAGCCGTACCTGCGGATCACCGGCTCGCTCCTGGAGGACGTGCTCCGCCAGGCGCTGCGCGAGCACCCGCTGGTGGACTTCGAGGAGAGCGTCGAGCTGACCGACCTGGAGCAGGACCCGGACGGGGTCACCGTCGCCCTCGCCGACCGCGCCGCCGCCCCGGCCGGCCGGGGCCGTGAGCTCCGGGTGGAGTACCTGGTCGGCTGCGACGGCGGGAACAGCGCGGTGCGCCGGGCGCTCGGAGTGGACCAGCCCGTCAGCGGCCCGTCCAGCAGCCGCTGTTCGGTCTACTTCCGCAGCTCCGACCCGCTGCTGCGGCGCCACGGGCGGGCGTTCATCACCACCAGCGCCCGGGGCATCACCCTGGTCTCCCGGGACGAGGGCGAGCTGTGGACGGCCTCGTTCCAGATACCCGACGGCACCCGCTTCGACGGCGATCCGGTCGCCGCGATGGGCGAGAAGCTCGGCGAGGCCTTCACCGTCGACGAGGTGCTGACGGTCAGCCACTGGACCGGCACCCTCGCCGTCACCGAACGCTACCGGGAGGGCCGGGTCTTCCTGGCCGGCGACGCCGCCCACCAGTTCTACCCCTTCGGCGGCCACGGGGCGAACACCGGCATCGCCGACGCCGTGGACCTCGGCTGGAAGCTCGCCGCCCGCCTCGGCGGCTGGGGCGGCGAGGACCTCCTCGCCAGCTACGAGGAGGAGCGGCGACCCGTCGCCCTGTTCAACAAGGAGATGTCCGCGAACCTGCTGGAGGTCTGGCGGCGCTTCGGGCAGCTCGCCCGCGACGGCGCCTCCCGCGAACACCTGGCCGGCTTCCTGGAGCGCGAGGCGTACCAGGTCGACAACTCCGGCATCCACTTCGGCCACCGCTACCACCGCTCCCGGGTCGTCGCGGCCGAACCGGGACCCGCACCGCGCTGGGACTGGACCGGCATCACCCCGCGGGTGTGGCCAGGCGGCCGGGTGCCCGCGGTGCGACTCGCCGACGGGACCCCGCTCTTCGACCGCCTGGGCCCCGGCCTGACCCTGGTCGACCTCTCCGGCACGGGCGCGGGCGCCCCGCTCGCCAAGCTCGCCGCCGAACAGGGCGTGCCGCTGGAACACCTGGCCCTCGAAGGCGCCGAGGGTGCGGCGGTCCGCGCGGTGTGGGGCGCCGGCCTGGTCCTCGTACGCCCCGACCAGCACGCCGCCTGGCGCGGCGACCGCCTCCCCGAGGACGCCCCGGCGCTGCTCGACCTCGTGCTGGGCCGCGCGAAGGCGGTCGGGGCATGA
- a CDS encoding anthranilate synthase family protein: MSELLDLLLDRAVANGRPADPDGPPAPEAFALLYRPERTGDRVEILLGDPGTADLLSELPLGEPGPAGPGEPRHELLALIPYRQITERGFVCRDDHVPIRTLTVRRQGTVAVEEVLRRLPRGPVELREAGFDLDDQEYEAIVRDVIKQEIGTGEGANFVIHRTFTAELPGFGPAQALSVYRRLLAQSQGAYWVFLVCTGGHMMLGATPERHISLDAGTAVMNPISGTYRYPPAGPGLADLAAFLRDRKEADELLMVVDEELKMMGGFCPDGGLARGPYLKEMARLAHTEYLIEGRTRAGVDTILRGSMFAPTVTGSPLENACRVIARHERAGRGYYSGVAALIGRDASGEVALDSAIVIRTAEVDAERRLRLGVGATLVRLSDPAAEAAETRAKAAGLLAAFGVEEEADAQHAAETSEAAEADPAGAGPAAGPEPDGRAVPGPRTAPVRLGEHPEVRALLGERNRSLARFWLEPGRGAAHRPPELAERRGLVIEAEDMFTAMLARQLEALGCRVEVRSWREHPDPTEYDFAVVGPGPGDPRDLADPKIAALRRAVRGLLAKDVPFLGVCLGHQVVSGVLGLELVRRDRPNQGVQLPVRLPWGEERVGFYNTFAAVAPADAFTLPGLSRPVEVSRDPRTGQVHAMRGPGFATVQFHPESVLTEHGPGILSELLCGVLAPVAPVAV, encoded by the coding sequence ATGAGCGAGCTCCTCGACCTGCTGCTCGACCGGGCCGTCGCGAACGGCCGCCCGGCGGACCCGGACGGCCCGCCCGCACCGGAGGCGTTCGCCCTCCTGTACCGCCCGGAGCGGACCGGCGACCGGGTGGAGATCCTGCTGGGCGACCCCGGAACCGCGGACCTGCTCTCCGAACTCCCGCTGGGGGAGCCGGGACCGGCCGGACCCGGCGAGCCCCGCCACGAACTGCTCGCCCTGATCCCGTACCGACAGATCACCGAACGCGGCTTCGTCTGCCGGGACGACCACGTGCCGATCCGCACCCTGACGGTCCGCCGGCAGGGGACCGTCGCGGTCGAGGAGGTGCTGCGACGGCTGCCGCGCGGCCCCGTCGAGCTGCGCGAGGCCGGGTTCGACCTGGACGACCAGGAGTACGAGGCGATCGTCCGCGACGTGATCAAGCAGGAGATCGGCACCGGCGAGGGCGCCAACTTCGTCATCCACCGCACCTTCACGGCCGAGCTCCCCGGCTTCGGGCCCGCGCAGGCCCTCTCCGTCTACCGCCGGCTGCTCGCCCAGAGCCAGGGCGCCTACTGGGTCTTCCTGGTGTGCACCGGAGGCCACATGATGCTCGGCGCGACCCCGGAGCGGCACATCAGTCTGGACGCCGGCACCGCGGTGATGAACCCGATCAGCGGCACCTACCGCTACCCGCCCGCGGGCCCCGGACTCGCCGACCTCGCCGCGTTCCTCCGCGACCGGAAGGAGGCCGACGAGCTCCTCATGGTGGTGGACGAGGAGCTGAAGATGATGGGCGGCTTCTGCCCGGACGGCGGCCTCGCCCGGGGCCCGTACCTCAAGGAGATGGCCCGGCTCGCGCACACCGAGTACCTGATCGAGGGCCGCACCCGGGCCGGGGTCGACACGATCCTGCGGGGCAGCATGTTCGCCCCGACCGTCACCGGCAGCCCGCTGGAGAACGCCTGCCGGGTCATCGCCCGGCACGAGCGGGCCGGCCGCGGCTACTACAGCGGCGTGGCCGCGCTGATCGGACGGGACGCCTCCGGCGAGGTCGCGCTGGACTCCGCGATCGTCATCCGCACCGCCGAGGTCGACGCCGAACGCCGGCTGCGCCTGGGCGTCGGCGCCACCCTGGTCCGCCTCTCCGACCCGGCCGCCGAGGCCGCCGAGACCCGCGCCAAGGCGGCGGGGCTGCTGGCGGCGTTCGGGGTGGAGGAGGAGGCGGACGCGCAGCACGCGGCGGAGACCTCGGAGGCCGCGGAGGCGGACCCGGCGGGTGCCGGTCCGGCGGCCGGGCCGGAGCCGGACGGGCGGGCCGTCCCGGGCCCCCGCACCGCCCCCGTACGCCTCGGTGAGCACCCCGAGGTCCGCGCGCTGCTCGGCGAACGGAACCGCTCGCTCGCCCGCTTCTGGCTGGAGCCAGGGCGCGGGGCGGCGCACCGGCCGCCGGAGCTCGCCGAGCGGCGCGGACTGGTGATCGAGGCCGAGGACATGTTCACCGCCATGCTGGCCCGCCAGCTGGAGGCCCTCGGCTGCCGCGTCGAGGTGCGCTCCTGGCGGGAGCACCCCGACCCCACGGAGTACGACTTCGCCGTGGTCGGCCCCGGTCCCGGCGATCCCCGGGACCTGGCCGACCCGAAGATCGCCGCCCTGCGCCGCGCGGTCCGCGGCCTGCTCGCCAAGGACGTCCCCTTCCTCGGGGTCTGCCTCGGACACCAGGTGGTGTCGGGCGTGCTCGGCCTGGAACTGGTGCGCAGGGACCGGCCCAACCAGGGCGTCCAGCTGCCGGTGCGGCTGCCGTGGGGCGAGGAACGGGTCGGTTTCTACAACACCTTCGCCGCGGTCGCCCCGGCGGACGCCTTCACGCTCCCGGGCCTGTCCCGCCCGGTGGAGGTGAGCCGGGACCCCCGCACCGGCCAGGTCCACGCGATGCGCGGCCCCGGCTTCGCGACCGTGCAGTTCCACCCCGAGTCCGTGCTCACCGAGCACGGCCCCGGGATCCTCAGCGAGCTGCTGTGCGGAGTCCTGGCCCCGGTGGCCCCCGTGGCCGTCTGA